From a region of the Sinorhizobium sp. B11 genome:
- a CDS encoding ABC transporter substrate-binding protein — protein sequence MQVNRRSFLMGTAGAAAGLAFGAGSAIPALAEDTSLRAMWWGSNDRAKRTLDVAKLYQSKTPGVSIVGESLAGDGYWTKLATQMAGRAIADVFQLEPGTISDYSKRGACLPLDEFVPSTLKVDDFGADMLKLTTVDGKLYGVGLGLNSFAMFYDSVEFEKAGIPLPTPDLTWDEYAKLAVELGKSSGKSGPYGARYTYVFDAWLRQRGKSLYAKESPTLGFTVDDAKEWFDYWEKLRKAGGTVAADVQTLDQNNIDTNCLTLGKSAISMAYSNQMVGYQLVIKNKLGIAMLPREKTGGPSGHYYRPGLIWSVGATTKQGEAAAKFISFFVNDVEAGKILGVERGVPMSPAVREAILPQLNPTEQETVKYINLLKDQVGEYPRPAPMGSTEFDQRVLRPTCDELAFERVSVADAAQQLVETGKATIKG from the coding sequence ATGCAGGTCAATCGCCGTTCATTCTTGATGGGAACCGCAGGTGCCGCGGCCGGTCTCGCCTTCGGCGCCGGCAGCGCGATTCCCGCACTCGCTGAGGACACCTCGCTTCGTGCAATGTGGTGGGGCTCCAACGACCGTGCGAAGCGCACACTCGATGTCGCCAAGCTCTACCAGTCGAAAACCCCGGGCGTTAGCATCGTCGGTGAATCACTTGCCGGCGACGGCTATTGGACGAAGCTCGCAACGCAGATGGCCGGTCGCGCAATCGCTGACGTCTTCCAGCTCGAGCCGGGAACGATCTCGGATTATTCCAAGCGCGGCGCCTGCCTGCCGCTCGACGAATTCGTGCCTTCGACGCTGAAGGTCGATGATTTTGGCGCCGACATGCTGAAACTGACGACGGTTGACGGCAAGCTTTACGGCGTCGGCCTCGGCCTCAACTCTTTCGCGATGTTCTATGACAGCGTGGAATTCGAAAAGGCCGGCATTCCGCTTCCGACGCCTGATCTCACCTGGGATGAGTATGCCAAGCTCGCCGTAGAGCTCGGGAAATCCTCGGGCAAAAGCGGCCCCTACGGGGCACGTTATACCTATGTCTTCGACGCCTGGCTGCGGCAGCGCGGCAAGAGCCTCTATGCCAAGGAAAGCCCGACCCTCGGCTTCACAGTCGATGATGCCAAGGAATGGTTCGATTACTGGGAGAAACTGCGCAAGGCCGGCGGCACCGTTGCTGCGGATGTACAGACGCTCGACCAGAACAATATCGACACGAACTGCCTCACCCTTGGCAAATCGGCCATCAGCATGGCCTATTCCAACCAGATGGTCGGATACCAGCTGGTCATCAAGAATAAGCTCGGCATTGCCATGCTGCCGCGCGAGAAGACAGGCGGCCCGTCAGGCCATTATTACCGCCCGGGACTGATCTGGAGCGTGGGCGCTACCACCAAGCAGGGCGAGGCGGCCGCAAAATTCATCAGCTTCTTCGTCAATGATGTCGAAGCCGGCAAAATCCTCGGCGTGGAGCGCGGTGTGCCGATGTCGCCGGCAGTGCGGGAAGCCATCCTGCCGCAGCTCAACCCTACGGAACAGGAGACGGTCAAATACATCAACTTGCTCAAGGACCAGGTCGGCGAGTATCCGCGGCCGGCGCCGATGGGTTCCACCGAATTTGATCAGCGCGTTCTTCGCCCGACCTGCGATGAGCTCGCCTTCGAGCGCGTCTCGGTGGCAGATGCCGCCCAGCAGCTTGTCGAAACCGGCAAGGCGACAATCAAGGGGTAA
- a CDS encoding DUF995 domain-containing protein → MSMAKRLTGGALALCLGLILPIGAFAAEKNRAPAPTPLTAAELYVIYADKTWTWNTGGGRFIGEDRRFVAWVDNGGKQSFAEGRWVVDDLGQMCMRAIWTNNEGAARASTCFGHRKIGNTIYQRRQPSGDWYVFRHAATKADDEFRKLVPADTVSLKAQELKQVLATDK, encoded by the coding sequence ATGAGCATGGCAAAACGATTGACGGGAGGAGCGCTGGCTCTGTGCCTCGGCCTTATCCTCCCGATCGGCGCATTCGCAGCAGAAAAGAATAGGGCACCGGCACCGACACCACTCACCGCCGCCGAACTCTACGTGATCTACGCCGACAAGACCTGGACCTGGAATACGGGCGGCGGCCGCTTCATCGGCGAGGACAGGCGTTTCGTCGCCTGGGTCGACAATGGCGGCAAGCAGTCTTTCGCCGAAGGCCGCTGGGTCGTCGATGACCTCGGTCAGATGTGCATGCGCGCGATCTGGACCAATAATGAGGGGGCGGCACGTGCCAGTACCTGCTTCGGCCACCGCAAGATCGGCAACACGATCTACCAGCGGCGTCAACCGAGCGGGGACTGGTACGTGTTCCGGCACGCTGCCACGAAAGCCGATGATGAGTTCCGGAAGCTGGTTCCGGCAGACACGGTGAGCCTGAAAGCGCAGGAGCTGAAGCAGGTTCTGGCGACCGACAAATAG
- a CDS encoding glycosyl hydrolase family 5 yields the protein MKTLAKKISTVTIAMLLLGVADVSHQSVAQGAATVMNAGAQTITDKTITDKRPAIHADGIKFGAYDPHGDFGAQQSVTTEHLFLPWEDVDLETLRVADAYALARGRNLLITIEPWSWDVDWRLTSDELRWKLFHGDYDVNMRAIARMIAQLKSPVIVRWGQEMEDNSGRFSWSGWNPSDYIAAYRRMMDIVRREAPGTKLMWSPKGLTGLNAYYPGDTYVDFVGLSVFGLEPYDRIAHNGPRTFTEALRPGYDLVVRYHKPIWVAELGYEGSDGYIKPWMETATLKQSDFPELQEVVYFNDRDVHAWPFDLGRPDWRVIEDASN from the coding sequence ATGAAAACCCTGGCGAAGAAAATCTCGACGGTAACGATCGCCATGCTTCTGCTCGGCGTTGCCGACGTGTCGCACCAAAGCGTGGCGCAGGGCGCCGCCACCGTCATGAATGCGGGTGCCCAGACCATTACAGACAAGACGATCACAGACAAGCGGCCCGCCATTCATGCCGATGGCATCAAGTTCGGTGCCTATGATCCGCATGGCGATTTCGGCGCGCAACAGAGCGTGACAACGGAACACCTCTTCCTTCCATGGGAAGACGTCGATCTTGAAACTCTGCGTGTGGCGGATGCCTATGCGCTGGCGAGGGGTCGCAACCTGTTGATCACGATCGAGCCCTGGTCATGGGACGTGGACTGGCGGCTGACGTCAGACGAACTTCGCTGGAAGCTGTTTCACGGCGACTACGATGTGAACATGCGGGCGATTGCCAGGATGATCGCTCAGCTGAAAAGCCCGGTCATCGTCCGCTGGGGGCAGGAAATGGAGGACAATTCCGGCCGCTTTTCGTGGTCCGGCTGGAATCCTTCCGATTATATAGCCGCCTACAGGCGCATGATGGATATCGTGCGGCGGGAGGCGCCCGGTACGAAGCTCATGTGGTCGCCGAAGGGTCTGACTGGCCTCAATGCCTATTATCCCGGGGACACTTATGTCGACTTCGTCGGCCTGTCAGTCTTTGGTCTCGAACCGTACGACCGTATCGCTCACAACGGCCCCCGGACCTTCACCGAGGCACTGAGGCCGGGTTACGATCTCGTCGTCCGGTATCACAAGCCGATCTGGGTGGCCGAATTGGGTTATGAGGGCAGTGACGGATACATAAAGCCGTGGATGGAGACGGCGACGCTCAAGCAGAGCGACTTTCCCGAGCTGCAGGAAGTCGTCTACTTCAATGACCGCGATGTCCATGCCTGGCCGTTCGATCTCGGCCGGCCCGACTGGCGGGTCATTGAAGACGCAAGCAACTAA
- the galE gene encoding UDP-glucose 4-epimerase GalE, translating to MPRYILVTGGAGFIGSHICKALARAGMVPVTYDNLSTGHIDSVRWGPLIQADIADGARLRHVMAEYSPDCVIHCGANAYVGESVERPSIYYRNNVIGSLSLLDACLDCGIDKIVFSSSCATYGIPEMLPICEKTPQQPVNPYGRTKLIFEMALEDYAAAYGTRFAALRYFNAAGADPEGQLAERHYPETHLIPRALLAASGRIESLDIFGIDYSTNDGTCVRDYIHVSDLAQAHLAAVRHLLVGGNSLSLNLGSGRGTSVGEILNAVKRKTGHRVPIRCQPRRAGDPPVLFADTKRARLELDFMPTLSDIDTIIRTAGPTFGLEVIA from the coding sequence ATGCCCCGCTACATCCTGGTTACGGGTGGCGCCGGCTTCATCGGCAGCCACATCTGCAAGGCGCTTGCGCGTGCCGGCATGGTTCCGGTCACCTATGACAATCTTTCCACCGGACATATCGACAGTGTCCGGTGGGGGCCGCTGATCCAGGCGGATATCGCCGATGGCGCAAGGTTGCGGCACGTCATGGCCGAGTACTCGCCGGATTGTGTGATCCATTGCGGCGCCAATGCCTATGTCGGTGAATCCGTCGAAAGGCCGAGCATCTATTATCGCAACAACGTCATCGGCAGCCTGTCGTTGTTGGATGCCTGTCTCGATTGCGGGATCGACAAGATCGTCTTTTCCAGCAGCTGCGCGACCTACGGCATTCCGGAGATGCTGCCGATCTGCGAGAAAACGCCGCAACAGCCTGTCAATCCTTATGGCAGGACCAAGCTGATCTTCGAAATGGCACTGGAGGATTATGCGGCCGCCTATGGCACCCGCTTCGCCGCGCTCCGCTACTTCAATGCAGCCGGCGCCGACCCGGAAGGCCAGCTTGCCGAGCGGCACTATCCCGAAACCCATCTGATCCCGCGCGCCCTTCTCGCCGCAAGCGGCCGGATCGAGAGCCTCGATATTTTCGGCATCGACTATTCGACGAATGACGGCACCTGCGTCAGGGATTACATCCATGTTAGCGATCTTGCCCAGGCGCATCTTGCGGCCGTTCGTCACCTTCTGGTTGGCGGCAATTCCCTGAGCCTCAATCTGGGCTCCGGCCGCGGCACGTCCGTCGGCGAGATCCTGAATGCCGTCAAACGAAAGACCGGCCACAGGGTGCCGATCCGCTGTCAGCCGCGCCGCGCTGGCGATCCGCCGGTGCTTTTCGCCGATACGAAGAGGGCTCGCCTGGAGCTCGACTTCATGCCGACACTTTCGGATATCGATACGATCATTCGCACGGCTGGCCCGACTTTCGGACTGGAGGTGATCGCATGA
- a CDS encoding glycosyltransferase, with protein sequence MSTTAEIDRARLSSASRSGIFEPVFTGWNRAAYGLGIVCWLAALGYFWLWWATPIHVVSWPAYLLVTLILAWVTLIPAYFILIFLDARQVRSAAPLPEGRVAMVVTKAPSEPFAVVRRTLLAMLDQKGVEFDIWLADEDPSEEARRWCGQHGIMISTRKGVSEYHRPVWPRRTRCKEGNLAYFYDHFGYERYDFVAQFDADHVPTPTYLREVLRPFSDPEVGYVSAPSICDANGAESWAARGRLYAEASLHGSLQAGYNNGWAPLCIGSHYAVRTAALREIGGLGPELAEDHSTTLMMNAGGWRGIHAVNAIAHGDGPATFSDLVVQEFQWSRSLVTILLRHSRRHVARLPLKLKFQFLFSQIWYPLFSAFMASMFLLPVAALLTGHVFANVSYPAFLLHSLPLSLVLTVFAIFWRASGTFRPYDARLFGWEGVVFILLRWPWSLAGSLAAVRDHMTGSFVDFRITPKGDQGLRKLPARIIAPYIALAGICAAAMAFADDGDGARGFQIFAAINLLIYVSLVILVVARHALENGQSLLPQAYGLRFSAAGCLVACLVGGAQLGNHGLTAMEALSHGQPFVTFTRSQFAVAGAGLGGGKTRIVKFSLKWHGFAEAGRARKDVGESRNA encoded by the coding sequence ATGAGCACCACAGCCGAAATCGACCGCGCACGTCTGTCGTCGGCGAGCAGATCCGGGATCTTCGAGCCCGTCTTTACCGGATGGAATCGAGCCGCCTATGGTCTTGGCATCGTCTGCTGGCTGGCAGCCCTTGGCTACTTCTGGCTCTGGTGGGCAACGCCAATTCACGTCGTCTCATGGCCGGCATACCTGCTCGTCACGCTCATTCTCGCCTGGGTCACCCTGATCCCGGCCTATTTCATCCTCATCTTCCTGGATGCAAGACAGGTCAGATCGGCTGCGCCCCTGCCGGAGGGTCGCGTTGCCATGGTGGTCACCAAGGCGCCATCAGAACCTTTTGCCGTCGTGCGTAGGACGCTTCTTGCAATGCTCGATCAGAAGGGTGTCGAGTTCGATATCTGGCTCGCCGACGAAGATCCGTCCGAAGAGGCGAGGAGATGGTGCGGGCAGCACGGCATCATGATCTCCACGCGCAAGGGTGTCAGCGAATATCACCGTCCTGTCTGGCCGCGCCGCACGCGCTGCAAGGAGGGCAATCTCGCCTATTTCTATGATCACTTCGGCTATGAGCGCTATGATTTCGTCGCCCAGTTCGATGCCGATCACGTGCCGACGCCGACCTATCTTCGCGAAGTCCTGAGACCCTTCTCCGATCCCGAAGTCGGCTACGTCTCGGCACCCAGCATCTGCGATGCCAATGGGGCCGAAAGCTGGGCCGCCCGCGGCAGGCTCTATGCGGAAGCCAGCCTGCACGGTTCGTTGCAGGCGGGCTATAATAATGGCTGGGCGCCGCTCTGCATCGGTTCGCACTATGCCGTCCGCACAGCGGCCCTGAGGGAGATCGGCGGCCTCGGTCCCGAGCTCGCGGAAGACCATTCGACCACGCTGATGATGAATGCCGGCGGCTGGCGCGGGATCCATGCGGTCAATGCCATAGCACACGGCGACGGGCCGGCGACCTTTTCCGATCTGGTTGTTCAGGAATTCCAGTGGTCACGCAGCCTGGTTACCATCCTGCTTCGGCATTCTCGCCGACATGTCGCCCGCCTGCCGCTCAAGCTGAAGTTCCAGTTCCTGTTTTCGCAGATCTGGTATCCGCTGTTTTCGGCGTTCATGGCGTCGATGTTCCTGCTGCCCGTCGCAGCCCTGCTCACGGGCCATGTCTTCGCCAATGTCAGCTATCCGGCATTCCTGTTGCATTCTCTGCCGCTTTCGCTCGTGTTGACGGTGTTCGCCATCTTCTGGCGTGCATCAGGCACATTCCGGCCATACGATGCGAGGCTTTTCGGGTGGGAAGGGGTGGTCTTCATCCTGTTGCGCTGGCCCTGGTCGCTTGCCGGCAGCCTCGCGGCCGTGCGCGATCATATGACCGGCTCCTTTGTGGATTTCCGCATCACCCCGAAGGGTGATCAGGGGCTGCGCAAACTGCCGGCGCGGATTATCGCACCTTACATCGCGCTGGCAGGCATTTGTGCTGCTGCCATGGCATTTGCCGACGATGGCGACGGTGCGCGTGGCTTCCAGATCTTCGCGGCGATCAACCTGTTGATCTATGTATCGCTCGTAATCCTGGTTGTCGCCCGTCACGCCCTCGAGAACGGTCAATCCCTTTTGCCGCAAGCGTATGGTCTGCGGTTTTCCGCCGCCGGCTGTCTCGTCGCCTGCCTGGTCGGCGGGGCGCAGCTCGGCAATCACGGGCTGACCGCCATGGAAGCGCTTTCGCACGGCCAGCCCTTCGTCACCTTTACCCGGTCGCAATTTGCCGTGGCGGGTGCGGGGCTCGGCGGCGGCAAGACCAGGATCGTGAAATTCAGTCTCAAATGGCACGGTTTTGCCGAAGCCGGCCGTGCACGAAAGGACGTTGGGGAGAGCAGAAATGCGTGA
- a CDS encoding response regulator transcription factor, with amino-acid sequence MFMVGSEVGDSDQARRLSPNGETVLVIAKADLFSECMVEALAKKFPNFDVVSVSSAQSISEKDIHDMRLVLFYHVAGAELHDALQIVRENRPDASIGLVVEAIDMMEPYISRLVEARVVDGVLPLNLRLDVFMAAIDLLMKGGEHFPSALLGRLSNRATAQLEPSLYQTKSVDAARANALKLRRSSMAALTTREVQILDLICKGTQNKIIADKLHLSENTVKVHVRNIYKKMNVRNRTEAASRFFNDTSDNGDLSGRWPH; translated from the coding sequence ATGTTCATGGTTGGGTCGGAAGTAGGAGATTCGGATCAGGCAAGAAGACTGAGCCCGAATGGAGAAACAGTCCTGGTAATCGCCAAGGCAGACTTGTTCTCCGAGTGCATGGTTGAAGCACTGGCAAAGAAATTCCCGAATTTCGATGTCGTAAGCGTATCGAGCGCGCAGTCCATATCCGAAAAGGATATTCACGATATGCGGCTTGTTCTGTTCTATCATGTCGCCGGCGCCGAGTTGCACGATGCGCTGCAGATCGTTCGTGAAAACCGTCCGGACGCATCCATCGGTCTTGTCGTCGAAGCCATCGATATGATGGAGCCCTATATCAGTCGGCTGGTCGAGGCCCGCGTCGTCGACGGCGTCCTGCCGCTCAATCTGCGCCTGGACGTCTTCATGGCGGCAATCGATCTGCTGATGAAGGGCGGCGAACATTTTCCATCCGCGCTTCTGGGCCGACTTTCAAACCGTGCTACGGCGCAGCTCGAGCCCTCGCTGTATCAGACGAAGTCTGTCGACGCAGCACGCGCCAATGCGCTGAAGCTTCGTCGCAGCAGCATGGCGGCTCTGACCACTCGCGAGGTCCAGATTCTCGACCTCATCTGCAAGGGGACGCAGAACAAGATCATCGCCGACAAGCTTCACCTGTCCGAAAATACGGTGAAGGTCCACGTCCGCAATATCTATAAGAAGATGAATGTGAGAAATCGCACGGAAGCGGCCTCGCGGTTCTTCAACGATACCTCGGACAACGGCGATCTCTCCGGCAGATGGCCACACTAG
- a CDS encoding MSCRAMM family adhesin SdrC, with the protein MPYDPKPGPGSDDDTVKVGALADGLSSAINSTEIDDNSTGYVGGIANGDNRNNTDNSTDVDVKANVDLDVKTDNGDNRDNDYDWSYKSDDDTNIKTTNINDNDTTTTTKSDYDWSYDAKSYSDDDVDIKTITDNDTTTKTDTDIDTDIKTITDTDTKTTTDSHNTSDSFNKTDTDFAVIDDVKDFGNLGVAGHDLTFDIGDDFSFTLNIDNILNGSLSGEGADSVFSTVQANHLADQDKAWNITMENGGAQNHLSANAGTANGADGMDMDSKGWDLKAGDDVAGNSTADASAILANSGFHMELVQGANMLSNAVDSSVIGGNSHVSDVGEDSSGH; encoded by the coding sequence ATGCCTTATGACCCCAAGCCCGGGCCGGGCTCTGATGACGACACCGTCAAGGTGGGCGCCTTGGCCGATGGCCTTTCCAGCGCTATAAATTCAACAGAAATCGATGACAATTCAACTGGTTACGTCGGTGGCATCGCCAATGGTGACAATCGCAACAACACCGACAACAGCACGGACGTTGATGTCAAGGCAAACGTCGATCTCGATGTGAAGACCGACAACGGCGACAACCGCGACAACGACTACGACTGGAGCTACAAGTCGGACGACGACACGAACATCAAGACGACCAACATCAACGATAACGACACGACGACGACCACAAAATCGGACTACGACTGGAGCTATGACGCCAAGTCGTACAGTGACGACGACGTCGACATCAAGACGATCACCGACAACGACACGACCACCAAGACGGACACGGATATCGACACCGACATCAAGACGATTACGGATACCGATACCAAGACGACCACCGATAGCCACAATACCAGCGACAGCTTCAACAAAACGGACACAGACTTCGCCGTTATTGATGATGTCAAGGACTTCGGGAACCTCGGCGTAGCCGGCCACGACCTCACCTTCGACATCGGGGATGACTTCTCCTTCACCCTCAACATCGACAATATCCTCAACGGCTCGCTCTCCGGCGAAGGCGCCGATTCCGTCTTCAGCACTGTCCAAGCCAACCATCTCGCAGACCAGGATAAGGCCTGGAACATCACGATGGAGAATGGCGGCGCTCAGAACCACCTGAGTGCGAATGCCGGCACGGCGAACGGTGCTGACGGCATGGATATGGACAGCAAGGGCTGGGACCTCAAGGCGGGTGACGACGTCGCAGGTAATTCCACGGCAGATGCTTCGGCAATTCTTGCCAATTCGGGCTTCCATATGGAGCTCGTTCAGGGCGCGAACATGCTCAGCAACGCAGTGGACTCCAGCGTCATCGGCGGTAACTCGCATGTTTCCGATGTCGGCGAAGATTCCA
- a CDS encoding SDR family oxidoreductase: MRSIPTEGRSGFASPPPGSKTVLVNGGAGFLGSHLCERLLERGHQVICLDNFYTGRRVNIEHLLQNDRFRLLEHDVRQPFGVEASVIFNFASPASPPDYQRDPVGTLLTNVLGAVNTLDAARRSGATVVQSSTSEVYGDPHQNPQHETYFGNVNPIGPRGCYDEGKRSAETLFFDYHRKYGVDIKVGRIFNTYGPRMRLDDGRVVSNFIVQALSNTDITIYGDGRQTRSFCYVDDLVGGFLRFAETGAHCTGPINLGNPTEITVRDLAEIVLDLTNSRSRIIYLPAVADDPQQRRPDISRAREELNWWPTTELKTGLKRTISYFDALLARKEVVEAV; encoded by the coding sequence ATGCGTAGTATTCCCACCGAAGGACGTTCAGGATTCGCATCGCCACCACCGGGGTCAAAAACCGTCTTGGTCAACGGAGGCGCCGGTTTCCTGGGCTCGCATCTTTGCGAGCGCCTTCTCGAGCGGGGCCATCAGGTCATCTGTCTCGACAACTTCTACACCGGCCGCCGCGTCAATATCGAACATCTGCTGCAGAACGACCGTTTTCGGCTTCTGGAACATGATGTGCGCCAGCCCTTTGGTGTCGAGGCATCCGTCATCTTCAACTTTGCCTCGCCGGCTTCACCTCCGGACTATCAGCGCGATCCCGTCGGCACCCTGCTCACCAACGTGCTTGGAGCCGTCAATACGCTCGATGCAGCGCGTCGTAGCGGCGCCACGGTCGTGCAGTCCTCGACGTCGGAAGTCTACGGAGATCCGCATCAGAATCCGCAGCACGAAACCTACTTCGGCAATGTCAATCCGATTGGTCCGCGCGGCTGCTACGACGAGGGCAAGCGCTCGGCCGAAACCCTGTTCTTCGATTATCACCGCAAGTATGGCGTCGATATCAAGGTTGGCCGGATCTTCAATACCTACGGTCCGCGCATGCGCCTAGATGATGGACGCGTCGTATCCAACTTCATCGTCCAGGCACTCTCCAACACCGATATAACGATCTACGGTGACGGTAGGCAGACCCGTTCCTTCTGCTATGTCGACGATCTCGTCGGCGGCTTCCTGCGTTTCGCCGAAACCGGCGCACATTGCACCGGTCCGATCAATCTCGGTAATCCGACGGAGATCACGGTGCGGGATCTGGCAGAAATCGTCCTTGATCTGACCAATTCGCGCTCGCGCATCATTTACCTGCCTGCCGTCGCAGACGATCCGCAACAGCGCCGTCCGGATATTTCCAGAGCCAGGGAGGAGCTGAACTGGTGGCCGACGACCGAGCTGAAGACCGGTCTGAAGCGTACGATATCCTATTTCGACGCGCTGCTTGCCCGCAAGGAAGTGGTGGAGGCCGTATGA